CCAGACTGACCTGCTGAAGACTGAAAGGACTGACCTGGAATACCAGCTGGAGAACATCCAGgtgctgctacacacacatatatctaCTAATGTATAACCACACAAAAAATACTGAGAGAGTATGGTTGAGTTCCCAATCACTGCACGCACGCACATGTACACCTGCAGGACTGGGAGCAAATCTTTGTCATTTGCAGTCTTGTTTCTCCCCCACTGTGTGaaagacacataaacacacacatgccccCCAACACTTTGTTTTACCCCACAGCATACatccccccttctctctgtctctctgtcaccctCTCTGTGTGAAGTGAAGTATTTGAGGAGAAATTCATGGCAGTAGTGATGTTCACTTAGCTCCACCTGCAGGCTGTGTACTCCCATGAGAAGGTGAAAATGGAGGGGACCATCACCCAGCAGACCAAGCTCATAGACTTCCTCCAGTCCCAGGCCCATGGTGGctccaaaaagaaaaaggtcaGATGGGATATTTAATTGGATTGATTATAATTTGTCTGTCTTCCTGCACAGGTTTGGATGTTTTTGAAAATCCTGGACGTTTTGGCATTAGATGAAAAGTTTGTCAAGATTTACATCATAATACAGCTTTAAATCCACTtaagaaatttttttttttttttaaatgtaagtattatttattcacaGAGACATTATTTCATGGTAACCTGCAGTTGACACAATTTGCACAATATCTTCAGGTACGCTGTTGTATAATTACTTTATTACAAATGTTAAATTCAGGGCATCCACAAATGACTCACTTTATGCATAAACTGCGATTACAACTTCCACCAGCCTCTTTGCACATTCAGAAAGAGTTGTAGATTATCACCACATAGACACATTTTTGGTTCCTGTGTCTCAGGGTCTGTTTGGGCGTCGTCGAGAGGACCTGTTGGCTGCCATGGCTGCCCAGGCCCAGGCCCAGACCCAGACCCAGGCCCAGGCCCAGGGCCAGGGccagggtcagggtcagggtcagggtcaaGGCCAGGTTTCCCCTGTGGCCCCCATCCAGCCGGTGCCTCTGCAGTACAGCGACATGAAGGTAGCACTGGACAAAGAGCGTGCTCGCTGCTCTGAGCTGGAAGATGCTCTGCAGAAGATGAGAGCGGAGCTGCGATCTCTGCGAGAGGAAGGTGAGACTGCTCCTCTACAGCAGTTTACACACACTCAGCATTTATTTTAGCAAAAGTATACTACTAACATTGTCTTCTTTGAACAGTAGAAAACAGTTTACTCAgcataataaaacaatgtatcacacacataaataaaaaatgtatctaaGTTCAGTTAATCAATTCTTCCAACCCCAGCGCTCCAGTACAAGGACCATGGTAACTCTACAAACCCGGCCACAGCACGGCAGCAGATGATTATGTCTGCCATGGTGAAGTCTCCTGAGCACCAGCAGGGCCCAACCAACCTGGCACCATCCAACTCTGGACGCAGGAAGGAGACTGCAACACCTGAGGGTGAGTGAAGGGATGATGTTCACTTAAGTGCAACTTTTTCTCTCTAACAGAGACATACATGCAGGTTTATAGCTTCATACTTGACACATACTGGCCCTtacctgcacacacatagacacacacaggtaataTCACTCACAAAGGATCATTTATGAAGCTCTTACTAtcctttttctttcacacaccTTTCAGAGAGAAGGAGGGTCACTTTTGAAAGTAAGTTGTCCAAACTCATGGTTTCTGCAGTTTGGTCTCTTATCTCTCTTCTACTTTTGTCTCATCCACATCCCTGAAAGGCCAGATTTTAAAAGCTCTGCACTTTTATAAAATGGGAGATCCCACCAGGCTGGTCAGGTGAGGCTGAGAAAAgtatattttccctttttcagTGCACAGCTTTAGAAATCTGAAGCATTTTATCTTGGTTGCTGAAGCTTAGCCAATCTGATTTGCCTaactctgctctgctctttaATTCACTACAATCCCACCTGAACCTCACATCATACACTAACAGAGGTGTACCATATGATAAACTCTGCAATGCACAAAACGCTGTTTGAACCCACACTCTGCAAAAAACTAAAGGTATTATCCATTCATCTTATTTCTTCTTACAAGAGAGTCAAAGTTACAACAACTGTCTTAACCTTATGTCAGTGTAAACTGATATTGATCCTTGTGAGGAAATTTGGTGATTGTGACAGCAacagaaagaagaaggaaaaggaaaacataagtagaaaacaatacaaacataaaataagaaatgttaAATAGACTATAAGAGCAACACAAtataattattgtaattatataaCACAATAAGTGTATATTATGGGAAAGAAAAATTTCAGAAAATCCATAAATCATTAGAAACTAACTAAGTTaatgtattatatgtattttcaATCCAAAACATGTTTAGATAATTGTTTATTTAGATTATCTACAAGTGAATAGTTTAGTTTAATAGAGTTTAAGTGTAAAGACTCATGGGTTtgaacatgtacagtacatgatgTCTAGATGTACCTCATCTTGACCTCAACGAGTCCTCAGAAAATGTTGTGGTGTGTAGACTTGCAAACAAAGAATACTGGACACACAATGGGAAACTTGATACTGACTGGATGATGCCTTTAATGCAACAGTGAGTGGGCAAAAGCAAAGGGATTGATTCAATCTATATTCTTTTTCAAGCATTTTTGTCTTCAGAGTTTACTTGCTTATGCATTTTGCTAAACATCTTACAATTCTTTTGGAAACCTTCTTTTGTTGAACTGATTTCATAGCGGGTACGGCATGGTGCACTGAGGTTTTGAAGTGATGGATGTACCTGACACAGTAAGACATACTGGAGCTGCCTGCCCTCACTGTGTTCCCTGACTGTATTCAGAGTATAGTCGTCGTTTGAaggacagtcagagagacagagagagggagagagagagggtggtgCACCACAACACCCCTCACCGCTTCACAGTGGGACTCAACATGAGAGCTGCCAAGTGTACTGTGTGCCTGGATACTGTGCATTTTGGTCGCCAAGCTGCTACCTGTCTCGGTGAGTTGCAGATGTGAATTTGTATGAAAGGGCAACTCTTAACCAAATGACCCACATTACCTTCACGGAAACTGAATAACAATAACATTGtagttaatattttaatttgttgccCCATTAAtataattacaattaaaatgttAGCCTTcctattatttatatttgttatgtattttttattgtataatTGGAATTGATTATacggcaaagaaacctgaaacctccagcgcagagcggacttagtgcagagagcgagagtttgcactgAGTTAGcaaagtgaaagttttgacagcaaacatggtagagtgttcagtttttggatgtaaaccggaccctggagcttccttccactatctactaacgtgacgtaataacaatgtgaacacactgtaacatcgtaCCAGATATTATATGTTTCATAACCACTAACACTGTGTCAGCCACttccagttacaagctaacaagctaacaaacaacataaacaaataaaaaatgctaaTTACAATTATCATTCTGATACATCTGCCAGTCGCCGATGGTTCacaatagactcctcatctgggtctgactgaggctcagacatgtatggctgaatctctccgatgtttcctctaactctagccatcttgacATGCATcactctctcaccatggatgtatgtctctcaccaacatccatgctctcaccggcaccggtcaacctaacgCGCAgtggtggtgggcggggcattcagagatccagaatttctcagtGAGGGacaaagagtagatgtgcttccagccccttttcagagtttgttttaaacttttggGATtattatgtgggataaccatgttaaacaaaatattaatcatagcagagtacttttacatactttaaaacgtgtctggaggggaacttgaACAGTGTTTTTTCTCCTCAGAATGTCACGCTTTGTGCCACCCAAAATGCTCCCCCTGCCTTCCAGCCACGTGTGGCATGTCCAGTGACTGCTCCCTGCATCTGTCTGAGGGCCTGTGTCGGGACAAAGGCAGCACCCCAGGCCAACAGCTCAAAGAGGCCAGTGGACACATGCACCTGGAGGGCTGGATGAAACAGCCCAGGTTAGCTATGGACACACTGTCATTGTTTAAGCTGTTGGCACACCGTTCTGTTCCAATCAGTCTTACTATTGGGGTGCAGATCATGCATGGGGGTCACAACAGCTGATTTTGATGGACAACAACATTTTGGTTTGTATGATCATATGGGCCGGAGATGCATCCAGACATTGTGCATAggtgcatgtgcacatgcattTTAGCATGGCCCATTATGGCGTGTCAAATTTACACATACAGATGGGTAGAAACTTGCATATtcagatgcttccatacagagTATTTGTCTTGAGCAATGTAATTTCTCATTTGTGCTCCCTCACTGTGAGGCTGTGTCATCTCCTCCCACTGATCAGGGAGGCTGATGTTACTAAACGCAAGTGCTCTCAGGCACTCTCTGTTGTGTTCTGTCTGGCAAAGTCCACCCATCTGGTACTTTAACCAGTTTAAACAAAGGCATTTCTAGAGTTTCCTGCAAAAACTGATTCATTTCATCATCTATGCTTTGTAGTAATGCAGTTGccttgtgtgtttgcaggaaTGGGAAGCGAGGCCAGGGCTGGGAGAGAAAATATGTGGTCCTGGATGGGACTAAAGTGTCCATCTATGAGATCGAGCCCAGAGAaggttgctttttttttacctgtgtaacaaaacaacatacagtaacaatTCATAGTCAAATACTGCCTCTAGTTAAAGGCGTGCTTTTTCTGTGTGCGTTATTCAGATTCAGTGAAGCCACTGGAAGAGTTTGACCTGTGTTTGTCAGATGGAGAGGTGGTTGTTCATGGAGCAGTAGGGGCATCTGAACTACCCAACACCGCCAAGTCAGGTACTGTATACAAAGTGTGCTGTTACAATGATTTTCACACTTAAAAATCTCTCTTTATCTTATTTCCTCCCCTTCATCTGTAACTTTCTTTCAGAATTCTCCCCACCAGTGTTCaaagtttttgtcttgtttataCAAGACTTCACTGTCACATTCTAtacttctttaaaaatgtattttagaggAGTTATGGTTCTCCAAGTTTGGCCTGGAGTCCCAGCAAAATGAAGCATAGTTTGATTTCACTGTGATTAACTAGAAGTCATTAAAGCAAGAGAGAGTATCAGTTCTGAAGTCATTATTAATTATGTTCCCTTTGTCTCAGATGTTCCCTACGTCCTGAAGCTGGAGTCCCGCTGTCACACACCCTGCTGGCCTGGACAGTCAATTTACTTCATGGCTCCCAGTTTCCCAGACAAACAGCGCTGGGTGGCTGTCATGGAGTCTGTGGTGGTCACGGGGCGAGCCTCACGGGAGAAGGCCGAGGCCGACGCAGTGAGTATCTCTGGAGCACGAGAGGGACCACTGGGGAAATTGGCTCTCTGTGTCCTCAATGTCTGCTGACTCAAAACATAAACCGCTATGACTGCTGTCACAGATAACTGTCTTGTCTGTGGCTGTGGTCGTAAACTCGCTGTTTAACTGTGTGGGGGCTATTCATGAGCAGCGGAATTTGTATTCTTCAAGAATTAATTTTAGAGTTTTAATGAATAACCCCCAGTTCACTTATATGTGTCGTTAATTGttcccttcttctctcctcttctctttccctcctctctctctctttgtctttctcactgctgtttgttgctttttcatCATGCCACATTGTATGTCCGGTAAATGGGCATGTTTTGTTGATTTACTCTATTCTACCCATTCCATTGGGTTTCATTGCACACATAGGCTGCTGTGTCCAAAAGACAAATGGTTCTGTCTCCTCTGGTCCAGGTAAAGAGTTACAAAGATATGGccataagacacacacacacacacaaacacacacctgcatatCCTTCACGAGGCACGCAGTAGTGCATGTGTCTGTCATCGTGTTGGTTGgtcactccccctcccccccactCTCACCTCACCTGCTGTGACCACTCCTCACTCTCACTATCCTCTGCTACACTGTTATGTCCAGTACAAACTCAGTGATGATGTAATAGTTTGAATGTTGCTGAAatattcttccctgcctttggtGTCCTGTTTTATAACCACAGTACACAACTTCTCACCAAGATGTTTGATCATCTTTGGGTTGATCCTCTTCAGCTGTCCTGTCCAGAGGACCAGGGATCAGACAGTGGGTTTTTACCTGCTCGTGTACTCGTCTGTGTTTTTACCCTGCTGCCCCTCTGCACACTCTTTAGAGACTGGGACTCaagtcacgtgactctgactcATCTGTGAGACACAAGTCACAAACTGGGcgacagaaacattaaaaaatgtacagtttggAGGATCTAGAGTTGGCTGTGGCATGTATCAAAATGACTCTAAACTAATATTTTCTTCATCCCCTTTTCACCATCTTATAACATCTGACTTGAATGATTTCCCATGTTTGTATTTCCTGTTCATCAACAGGTACATTCAGGTTAGCCATTCAAGAGTGAGGTACCTCATGCTATTAAACGTCATTCGTCATTGAATACATATTGACAAAACAACTTTATAACGATAATGTCAGTTCTTTGTTGAGCATCATCTGATAAAACGgtaaatgttatattattgttgATGTAAGTTGACATTTAGGTGTGGCTCTTCAACTGCTCATTTTGATAATTTACTCTGTTATATGTAAAGGCAATATGTGGATTTTGATCACAATGTTAGGTTTAAATATTAACCCTTTGATGGGTTTCTCAGTTGTTTGGTAGAGCACATTTTGAGTTGTGATTTAAATTAGTTGTGCTTAACTCAACCTCATTAATCATCACTAGCAGAAGTATGTTAGGCCCAAAACAATCCCCAGAGTGCACTGCAGTTTTCCAGACAGGACTTTTCATTCGGCTTGCTTCCAGGAAGTTAGTGGCAGGAAAATCTCTCTGGCATGTGGCCTGTTTATGGTGGACCTTTCACTGGTAATCATATTTTTTGATGTAGTTTAGTTTCCCAGGGTTTACTGAAAATAATGATGTGAAGTGAATACCCCCCAAAAAGTCTAATGgctttgtaatatatttttttaaacttgtccATTTCTAATAAGGTTGTATTGTTAacgttttcttttttcccctttttttttgttttgttttactgaaacTGAATATTGCCGTGGAATACTGATTATAAACTGTTGTCACTATGAAATCTAATGTAATTCCATTGTATATTTGTGGAAATTATTATATCAGtatgaattgttgtttttaatgaaaatactgTCACTAAAGAGGTAACTAATACTGATAATACTGTTACTAATGAGTGAGCAAAGCCACATTTAAACACAATAATGATTGTGGACTTTGACCACTCCACTCTGATCACTTCGGGCTGTGCAAGTGCTGCCTGCAGTCTGAAGTGAACAGGAAATACTCATATAATATGAtgtcttattattttttaaattaccttTAGTTAACCTTTTAGTTTAtgtattaattgaaaaaaaatgtttcatgtttgtgttatatgtaaaatgttttatttatcacACGTGTAATTAAAAACTTTGATGGagaaaaatgtatacagattgTTGAACGTGTACTTTACATGTAAATGGAGATCTCTGCTGTTTGGTAGAGGTTCAGAATTAAAGGTGGTTAAAGGGTTAACAATGCAATGACTTGACTCACTTTCTACTTGTGACTCGGCTTGCGAGAAGCCGCACTCGAGACACAAACTTAAAACTGGACACTGACTTGTGACTTGGTCCCACGTCTGACACTGTTAACCTGCACACAGTCCTGCAGCCGCCCAGCCCCCCCGCCCCTCtgttctgctcctctgctgcctcCCCCTGAGGTTGTGACCCTGCTGACCCCTCACCTCTCTCTGCTCTTACAGAAGCTGCTAGGAAACTCTCTCCTAAAGCTGGAGGGAGATGATAGGCTGGATATTAACTGCACCCTCCCCCTCACAGATCAGGTACCAGTGTCAATCACATTTTATTGGAGAGTACTGGCCGTGTTGTCTCCTGCCATACAGGAAAGATATTTTCACTCTATTTCTTAAATAATGAGTCTGCTGATTTTAGACATTTGATCATTTCGAAAACACCTTTATCCACAGTAGCAGCTATGTTCAAAAGTAGAAAGATCTTAATTTATGAAGGGACAGGGAGCACAGAGCAGATGCTCGGGGCTCACTGCCAAGGTTTGCCACATGTTGCTCCTGTTTGAAATTTCTCCATGTTCACCGGACtaattatgtttatgttaagGATTGTGTTTTCTGGCTGTGCTGCAGATAGTTCTGGTGGGCTCTGAAGAGGGTCTGTACGCCCTGAATGTTATCAAGAACTCTCTGACTCACATACCTGGCCTGGGATCAGTCTTTCAAATCCACATCATCAAAGATCAGGAGAAACTGCTGATGATTGTTGGTGAGGTGTCCAGCTTTGTCATTTTCAATAGATGATAAGTGTCTACTGAGCAGCAGGATTTGAGTCTAggcttttatttcattcaattcAGGGAGTGATTGTTGTTTATAAATCAAAAAGCCAACATCTCCTGCCACTAGCTGCCATTTTAAGTAATTGGCATAAGTGAGGCACTGCAATTATTATTCATCATTAACAACTTTGAAAGGTCACACTACCATTCTAATAATTTTGGTGAAACTTGTAGATATGATATATCTTGTTACACAGACGATGACTTAGAACATCAGTGTGacgtctgtctgtgtgctgcagGAGACGAGAGGGCGTTGTGTCTGGTGGAGATCAAGAGGGTGAAGCAGTCTCTGGCCCAGTCCCACCTGCCCAGCCAGTCTGAACTGGCTCCCTACATCTTTGAGACGGTGAAGGGCTGCcatctgtttgctgctgggaGAGTAGGTCTTCTTCTCCTCTGGGGAACTTGGAATTGTCTGCTTCCTGACTTTAcagtgctttctttttctttgtcggTGGAAACATGTGATTGTACAAACTGACTTTGGAAACTGATGTCTGCATTCTCTTTACAGATAGACAACGGGCCTTGTATATGTGCTGCAATGCCTAACAAGATAACCATTTTGCGCTACAATGACAGTCTCAACAAATACTGCATTCGTAAGGTGAGTATGATCTGTTAGTTCCATTTGTCCACAATACACTACATGCTAAGATACAGTAGTAGGTAACTCTATACtgaaacagcaacagaacaTAATAAAAAGAGGCATGTATCAGGAAAAGTGGACTGCTTATAAAACCCATTGCAAAGACGCTTCTGTATAAAGAATAAGTTGTATCAAAACGTTGTATACCTCACTGACACAAATTTCTGTTCTTTAAtagcaaaatgaaaagcaatCAGAAAAAGCAGAACATGGCAAAACATGGATCACATAGCTTTAttccattgttgtttttttaaataaatagagAATACAAGTACAAAAAGTGGCCTTTTGCCATCATAAGGGTTTCTTGTATCAAATGCACTCTGCATAAACAGAATGTCTCCATTCTTCATCTCACAGGAGATTGAAACTCTGGAGCCCTGCAGCTGCGTCCACCTGACCAGCTACAGCGTCATCATCGGCACCAACAAGTTCTACGAGATTGAGATGAAGCAGTTTGTGCTTGAGGGTGAGGACACGAGTAGAATATTGCTGTGGTTATTTAAAAACTAGAACGAAATATAAACACAACAGCAGTTTTAGTGTTAAAAGTCAAAACTTAAGAAAATCTTCAAACCTGTTCCTTTCCTGTCTGCGATTGAGGTCTGCTTGTGGTGTACAGACCTTGATCAGTTGGTCTGCAAGctattactgtattttatgatTTACCTGCTTGAAGAAACACGTTATTAGGGTTTATATAATCCAATAATACAATACATCCGATACCAGACAATCACAGGATAGCATCTAAGATTCATCGGACAATATTAAAGTTGTCCTGATTTATTAAACCTGTCTCCTGAAGTAGGATTATGTTTGCTGGATAACTGTGTCCTCTGCTTTGTGAGCCCCCTGCTGCTCAGggtaaataaagaaaacaaagaatttaAAATTAGTTTTCGACCCAGGTCTTCTGATTCGTCCACTGCAGAGTTCCTGGACAAGAATGACGTGTCGCTGGCCTCGGCCGTGTTTGCAGCCTCGTCCCACAGTTTCCCCATCGCCATCATGCAGGTGGCCAGCGGCATGCAGAAGGAGGAGTACCTGCTGTGTTTTCACGGTCCGTTTGAATCAACGACTACTCTACacactgtttctgtgttttctgtttacaaCACAAGATGGTAAAGTGCTCTCAGTGTGGTAGATGCATGATAACTACAGTTCAGACCATCACTGTGAGGCAACAACCACCAGTATGAACACAAAGGTATATTTTTAGTGTTAATTAGTTTTCATCTCTCTTACTCAATCGCCATGTTTTTGATGTTTACTCTTAAATTGTACTTTGTAAACGTGGTTGACTCCGTACATGCACACTCTTATTTGTGAATTGAACTGTCAGTGATATTACTGCCTGCACACAAGACGACACAATAAGGACACAATATCAGGCACACAGAAGAGTGTATAGTAAGCTTCATTTATGTGGTAGAGTTTGGAGTGTTTGTGGACACGTACGGACGAAGAAGCCGCACTGAGGACATTAAGTGGAGCCGTCTGCCTCTGTCTTTTGGTAAATACACTTTGTAACTCCTACTGCTTTATGCTGCATCAATACAGCAATCAGCAACACAGCCTCAAATGTTGACATCTGTATGATTTTCCATTGTTCTCTGGTGCAGCCTACAGAGAGCCCTACCTGTTTGTCACCTACTTCAACTCCCTGGACGTCATCGAGGTTCAGGGACATGCTTCTCTGGGGTGAGACAGACCGGCTACCTTggaccaaatgtgaaaaactttAGGTTGTTAGCTATATTTCCCACATCACTGTCTATCCTTCCAGTCCTACAGTGCTGGCCCACCTGGACATCCCCAACCCTCGCTACCTGGGCCCAGCCATCTCCTCCGGGGCCATTTACCTGGCCTCCTCCTACCAGAACAAACTGCGGGTCATCTGCTGTAAGGGAAGTCTGATCAGAGAGTCTGGAGAGCTGCAGAGGACCGGCTCCAGCCGAGGGTCAGCTCCCTTACTTAGtttgagcaaaacaaaaaacacagcaaaagaaagaaaaaatacagaatttaaattATAGTGTGTAGGTGGATTAACACCtacaaaaatacaatgcattgtgaACTATCAGTTCAAATTCACAGGTAGAAAACACCACTAGGATCGGGTTTTTATTGGATAGGCCAACAGTGCCATCtgctgtaaaaaatataaaaacttctTGTTTCTTGAAGACGTTTGGTTTTCCTCTTAACATTGTAAGACACTGTTGTgagactctgctgtgttttctacAGTAGTCCCAGTAAGCGAGGCCCGCCCACCTACACAGAGCACATCTCCAAGCGTTTGTCCTCGGGCCCTGGCAGCCATGACGGCCTGCACCGGGAGCCCAGCACCCCACATCGTTACCGGGAGGGCCGCACCGAGTTCAGACGGGACAAGTCTCCTGCCCGACCGCTGGACAGGGAGAAGTCGCCCGGCAGGGTGCTTGACAGTCGCAGGGAGAGGTCTCCTGGGAGATTCGGGGACAGCACCCGACTTCATGCTGGGTCTGTCCGAACACAGCTCGCCCCTGTTAACAAGGTAGAGGAGGCGCGTCCTGGTGGCTGGGTGGTTAAGATGTATAGCATGCCCCTCTTTCTCCCcttgcttcctgtctgtctcaacTATCAACTGTTCAATTAAGTACAaaaaagatgaaacaaacaaaaccaaggTCCTGTAACACAACACAGGAAGGTTCCATCACTGCACTTACAGTTGTAGTTCAGATCACTGGTCCCCcgacctttttggcttgtgacacTTAATAGGCcagcaatgtctacttgtgacccctcgtCACATGTTGTATGTCTTCGAGCAATGGGCAGTATGACCAAAGacagatgttttttcttcttctttcctatcTTGTTAATCAGCTTGTGCCCTTCACATTTATCTTGTGACTCTTGTGAGCAGGAACAACAGCAAAGCAAGAAAATAGGGGGGAAAAGGTGTGCAAGAAGCAAAAAATAGCAATAAAACataatgggggaaaaaatataaatgaaaaatggttaaaataataataattccaatTGCAACAAtgtatttgtgacccatttctaaagatttacgtcttcagtaggaacaaatgggctgaGAGTCAGACAGGATAAGGAAGTATTGAGGGACagacattgttggttttgttgccTTCATATCCATATCCATAAATGGATATGGATATGCATACACACCCTGTTCCAACTGTATTTTAATTGAAATCAGCCTTCTAGACATTTCAGATATTCACACGCATCATTTGAAAGTGTCACTTGTAGAAATGGTGAGCTCAGACGGTGACAGCTGAACCAGTGAATGTGACCCTTTGTCCCTGTTCTTGTCTTGCAGGTATGGGATCAGTCATCGGTGTGAATCCAGTTCGGCGGCGCTCCTGACTGGAGGTTGAAGAGAAACTATGGGAAACCCTTGATCCATTCTGagcgcaagcacacacacatgcacacacacacaggctgactGTCAGCCCCATTGCCTGTACATAGTGCGGTCTCAGCCCCTCGTTCAACAACACATAAACCTGCACTGGGAGACGTCTCCCACGACAATCCTCTTTTCTGACA
This sequence is a window from Siniperca chuatsi isolate FFG_IHB_CAS linkage group LG5, ASM2008510v1, whole genome shotgun sequence. Protein-coding genes within it:
- the LOC122877040 gene encoding citron Rho-interacting kinase isoform X10: MSQVEQEISLVQRKMSDLESVLQQKDIELKASETQRTILEQDLATYITECSSLKRSLEQARMEVSQEDDKALQLLHDIREQSNKLQEIKEQEYHAQLEEMRVSIRQLEEDLSAARRRSDLYEAELKESRQTSEELKRKAADYQHRMQKVYTAKEQGKAEADDLMTKLEKTNAEQQTKIQDLQEKLGKSLKASAEATDLLQSMRVAKERMERDLERLQNKEDSSDSLRRRLRETEDGRKTLENQVKRLEIVERRETKLKDEVQSKAQQIQQMADKILALEENLRETQATAQRLETHLKQKEKLYEDKIKVLEAQMKADMADKEMLESSQSKYEEEVQEKCSIISEQKATINAMDSKMNSLEQRIAELSEANKLAANSSIYTQKNMKAQEEMISELRQQKFYLESQAGKLEAQNAKLEEHLEKMSQQEQGNKSRVLELETRLREIGLEHEEQKLEIKRQVTELTLSLQERESQISNLQAARHALESQLQQAKTELEDTTAEAEEEITVLRAHRDEIQRKFDALRDSCAVITDLEEQLTTLTQENAELNRQNFYLSKQLDEASDEREDRLQLSQDVDRLRREVADREMHLNNQKQNLETLKTTCTMLEEQVLELETLNDELLEKERQWDAWRATLEEEKSQADRRTREIQRLLDTEKQNRLRAEQRSSESRQAVEQAVKEHKAEILALQQALKDQKLKAESLADTLNDLEKKHAMLEMNARSLQQKLESERDLKQRLLEEQEKLQQQMDAQKTHIFRLTQGLQDALDQTDLLKTERTDLEYQLENIQLHLQAVYSHEKVKMEGTITQQTKLIDFLQSQAHGGSKKKKGLFGRRREDLLAAMAAQAQAQTQTQAQAQGQGQGQGQGQGQGQVSPVAPIQPVPLQYSDMKVALDKERARCSELEDALQKMRAELRSLREEALQYKDHGNSTNPATARQQMIMSAMVKSPEHQQGPTNLAPSNSGRRKETATPEEYSRRLKDSQRDRERERERVVHHNTPHRFTVGLNMRAAKCTVCLDTVHFGRQAATCLECHALCHPKCSPCLPATCGMSSDCSLHLSEGLCRDKGSTPGQQLKEASGHMHLEGWMKQPRNGKRGQGWERKYVVLDGTKVSIYEIEPREDSVKPLEEFDLCLSDGEVVVHGAVGASELPNTAKSDVPYVLKLESRCHTPCWPGQSIYFMAPSFPDKQRWVAVMESVVVTGRASREKAEADAKLLGNSLLKLEGDDRLDINCTLPLTDQIVLVGSEEGLYALNVIKNSLTHIPGLGSVFQIHIIKDQEKLLMIVGDERALCLVEIKRVKQSLAQSHLPSQSELAPYIFETVKGCHLFAAGRIDNGPCICAAMPNKITILRYNDSLNKYCIRKEIETLEPCSCVHLTSYSVIIGTNKFYEIEMKQFVLEEFLDKNDVSLASAVFAASSHSFPIAIMQVASGMQKEEYLLCFHEFGVFVDTYGRRSRTEDIKWSRLPLSFAYREPYLFVTYFNSLDVIEVQGHASLGPTVLAHLDIPNPRYLGPAISSGAIYLASSYQNKLRVICCKGSLIRESGELQRTGSSRGSPSKRGPPTYTEHISKRLSSGPGSHDGLHREPSTPHRYREGRTEFRRDKSPARPLDREKSPGRVLDSRRERSPGRFGDSTRLHAGSVRTQLAPVNKVWDQSSV